A single genomic interval of Anopheles marshallii chromosome 2, idAnoMarsDA_429_01, whole genome shotgun sequence harbors:
- the LOC128708284 gene encoding uncharacterized protein LOC128708284, giving the protein MKWQQCVIDFAIVLITIPSLVVVALLLEYMMNHTGWSEQLETQIIMVTLAVAFFLICIMISVYLTHRVGNCLWAGPQSDQQSIYSIERGHMGDYPHNATPPPTYETIMGDHEPPSYEKISKIFSPQEPPPSYAATIALDRDSTVHI; this is encoded by the coding sequence ATGAAGTGGCAGCAGTGCGTTATTGATTTCGCTATCGTCCTGATAACGATCCCTTCGCTTGTCGTCGTGGCACTGCTACTGGAATACATGATGAACCATACTGGCTGGTCGGAGCAGCTGGAAACGCAGATCATCATGGTCACCCTAGCTGTGGCCTTCTTCTTGATCTGCATCATGATCTCAGTCTACCTGACGCACCGGGTCGGCAACTGCCTCTGGGCTGGACCCCAAAGTGATCAGCAATCGATATACTCAATCGAACGAGGCCACATGGGAGACTATCCGCACAacgcaacaccaccaccgacctACGAAACGATTATGGGTGACCACGAACCACCGTCCTACGAGAAGATTAGCAAGATCTTCTCTCCACAagaaccaccaccatcgtacGCCGCCACAATCGCGCTCGATCGCGACAGCACGGTGCACATTTGA
- the LOC128718068 gene encoding UDP-glycosyltransferase UGT5-like, producing the protein MKLPSNLVVCVAVVVVCTVRAENILFLQTTPSKSHHIWNKQIFERLYENGHNLTILSFEKETSVPGKTFLVMEQFYVKMMAAFADGGLADFYSYEHAFGNIMNVYQYYTVASQILEDEEAIKQLLAYPTTFRFDLVIHDFTMGQFLLGFLEHFNNPPLISISPFNIPSYTQYLADIPLYTTYLPHPASNFDSKMSFIERVKNTIYWWFDMLYRQQVFMPKEQERMKRVFEGTIMPHVKLLERRSELVLVNSDPALDFYQLLPPNVIQVGGLHIKRADEMPPMMQQFIARANKGVVLFSFGTNVQSEMLGPEVNRQLLELFRSMPDYGFIWKHANADKLIMPPNVLMTAWVPQSAVLAHSRTKLLISHGGLLSLQEAAWNGVPVIGVPFFADQFSNVRRIEQAGIGIGIPSNKMNADTLKAAIDKILVDASYRQRGKELSYVFRTQPETPLDRAIFWIEKVIANKGLRYLRSPTRNMAPYQVYGLDMVVVLLLIVLGYYLIFKRHSKPVGGTETKNKTE; encoded by the exons ATGAAGCTACCATCGAATTTGGTAGTTTGCGTGGCCGTGGTAGTAGTGTGCACCGTGCGTGCcgaaaatattcttttcctGCAAACCACACCCTCCAAAAGTCATCACATCTGGAACAAGCAGATATTCGAGCGTTTGTATGAAAATGGGCACAATCTTACTATTTTATCATTCGAAAAAGAAACCTCCGTGCCCGGCAAAACATTCCTGGTGATGGAACAGTTCTACGTGAAGATGATGGCGGCTTTTGCGGACGGCGGTTTGGCAGACTTTTACAGCTATGAACATGCGTTCGGCAACATAATGAATGTGTATCAGTATTACACGGTGGCAAGTCAGATACTGGAGGACGAGGAAGCTATCAAGCAGTTGCTCGCATATCCAACAACGTTCCGTTTCGACCTAGTGATACACGACTTCACGATGGGTCAGTTTTTGCTCGGGTTTCTGGAACACTTTAACAACCCACCACTAATTTCTATCTCGCCGTTCAACATACCATCGTACACCCAATACCTGGCAGACATACCGCTCTATACAACTTACCTGCCCCATCCAGCATCCAACTTCGATTCGAAGATGAGCTTTATTGAGCGGGTCAAGAACACGATCTACTGGTGGTTCGATATGCTCTACCGGCAACAGGTATTCATGCCCAAAGAACAAGAGCGAATGAAGCGCGTTTTCGAAGGCACCATTATGCCACACGTGAAACTGCTTGAAAGGCGATCAGAGCTGGTGCTAGTTAACAGTGATCCCGCTCTCGATTTTTATCAGTTACTGCCACCGAACGTAATTCAAGTGGGCGGATTGCATATTAAACGAGCAGATGAGATGCCGCCG ATGATGCAACAATTCATTGCACGTGCTAACAAAGGTGTGGTGCTGTTCAGTTTCGGAACAAACGTACAGAGCGAAATGTTGGGCCCGGAAGTGAACCGGCAACTGCTGGAGCTGTTCCGCAGCATGCCCGACTATGGGTTCATCTGGAAGCACGCCAATGCGGACAAGCTGATCATGCCGCCGAACGTGCTAATGACTGCGTGGGTTCCACAGTCGGCCGTACTGGCGCACAGCCGCACCAAGCTGTTGATTAGTCATGGTGGACTGCTAAGCTTGCAGGAAGCAGCCTGGAACGGGGTCCCCGTTATTGGTGTGCCCTTCTTTGCAGACCAGTTTTCGAACGTGCGCCGTATCGAGCAGGCAGGTATCGGTATAGGCATACCGTCCAATAAGATGAACGCAGACACACTGAAAGCAGCGATCGATAAGATATTGGTTGATGCCAG CTATCGGCAACGTGGCAAGGAGCTGTCCTATGTTTTCCGTACCCAACCTGAAACTCCGCTAGATCGTGCCATTTTCTGGATCGAAAAAGTGATCGCTAACAAGGGTTTGCGGTATCTGCGTTCCCCGACGCGCAATATGGCACCGTATCAAGTGTATGGCCTAGACATGGTCGTCGTTCTACTGTTGATCGTGCTAGGGTACTATCTTATCTTTAAGCGTCACTCGAAACCCGTCGGTGgaacagaaacgaaaaacaaaaccgaataG